In the genome of Methylophaga nitratireducenticrescens, one region contains:
- a CDS encoding sigma-54-dependent transcriptional regulator, which yields MNPQALIVDDEPDILDLLSMTLSGMSIDCVTAESIAEAERLLAQQSFDLCFTDMRLPDGDGLELVKKIQTSYPELPIAVVTAYGNMDLAITALKSGAFDFVSKPLKLRVLRELVDAALKLSPKRSHKKERRSRDRLLGDTGLMRELRGKVAKLARSQAPVYISGESGTGKELVARLIHDLGARSDKAFVPVNCGAIPNELMESEFFGHKKGAFTGAVADKQGLFQHAHGGTLFLDEVADLPLMMQVKLLRAIQEKAIRPVGCHEEINVDVRILSATHKNLAECVEKGTFRQDLFYRLNVIELHVPPLRERKADIPILSEHILLKLAGKTQSAVTALTPEALTSLEQYPFPGNVRELENTLERALTWAEGTRITAEDLMLPAAPLINHAASQTSDVSMPVLDQDLESHLEEQERAIIEKALNETRWNKTAAAKRLGITFRALRYKLKKLDLD from the coding sequence ATGAATCCACAAGCATTGATTGTCGATGATGAACCTGACATTCTTGATTTATTGTCGATGACGCTGTCAGGCATGTCGATAGATTGTGTTACCGCTGAGAGTATCGCTGAAGCTGAAAGACTTCTGGCACAACAATCCTTTGATTTATGTTTTACCGATATGCGATTGCCGGATGGCGACGGACTGGAACTGGTAAAAAAAATTCAAACCAGTTATCCGGAGCTTCCCATTGCCGTGGTGACTGCTTATGGCAATATGGATTTAGCAATCACAGCATTAAAATCCGGTGCGTTTGATTTTGTCTCCAAACCATTGAAATTAAGAGTATTACGCGAGCTTGTGGATGCCGCATTAAAACTCTCGCCCAAACGGTCTCATAAAAAGGAGCGTCGTTCACGTGACCGTTTATTAGGTGATACTGGATTGATGCGTGAGTTGCGGGGTAAAGTTGCCAAACTGGCACGCAGTCAAGCACCGGTTTATATCAGCGGTGAATCCGGGACGGGGAAGGAGTTGGTGGCAAGGTTAATTCATGATCTTGGTGCCCGCTCCGATAAGGCTTTTGTTCCGGTAAACTGTGGGGCGATACCCAACGAACTGATGGAAAGCGAATTTTTTGGCCACAAAAAAGGCGCGTTTACCGGCGCAGTTGCCGATAAACAGGGATTATTCCAACATGCTCATGGTGGCACACTATTTCTCGATGAAGTTGCCGATTTACCGTTGATGATGCAGGTCAAACTGTTACGGGCGATTCAGGAAAAAGCTATTCGGCCGGTGGGATGCCACGAAGAGATCAATGTCGATGTCAGAATTTTATCCGCAACACATAAAAATCTTGCAGAATGCGTGGAAAAAGGAACCTTTCGTCAGGATTTATTTTATCGGCTTAATGTGATCGAATTACATGTACCACCATTGCGTGAACGCAAAGCTGATATCCCTATTCTGTCAGAGCATATTCTATTAAAACTGGCGGGTAAGACCCAATCAGCGGTTACGGCATTAACACCTGAAGCTCTTACTTCATTAGAGCAATATCCTTTCCCTGGGAATGTACGTGAGCTGGAAAACACGCTTGAGCGTGCGTTGACCTGGGCAGAGGGGACACGAATAACAGCAGAAGATTTGATGTTGCCAGCCGCTCCCCTAATAAATCATGCTGCCTCCCAGACATCAGACGTATCAATGCCTGTTTTGGATCAGGATTTAGAGTCGCATCTGGAAGAACAGGAGCGGGCCATTATTGAAAAAGCACTAAATGAAACTCGCTGGAATAAAACAGCTGCTGCCAAACGGCTTGGTATTACGTTTCGGGCTTTACGTTACAAGCTAAAAAAGCTGGACTTGGACTAA
- the ygfZ gene encoding CAF17-like 4Fe-4S cluster assembly/insertion protein YgfZ — protein sequence MNADYQSILQQQTSAPLASRNDENHYLIPLPSYGVITVTGEEAADFLQNLLTNDVKQLEQQASQITAMCNPKGRLLALFLLAKTEHGYQLVLPESQCAFLAQRLQMFKLRSKVEVVDCSETLQVCGLQGNDPSTSAIPLPSQSRALLIASADQMTSELEDLMSKGWQLAAEASWFITEIESGVPVIFPSSRELFTAQQLNLDLIGGVSFRKGCYPGQEVVARLHYLGEPKRRLFQAIAKTDTVPETGETIVDNEKAVIGHVVNAIHGDENQLFLQLSLKLDGANQDLYLNDGTAIESVQAYV from the coding sequence ATGAACGCTGACTATCAATCCATTTTGCAACAACAGACATCAGCTCCATTGGCATCCAGGAATGATGAAAACCATTACCTGATTCCATTACCTAGTTATGGCGTAATAACGGTAACGGGTGAAGAAGCTGCCGACTTTTTGCAAAATCTACTGACCAATGATGTCAAGCAACTGGAACAACAAGCTTCGCAGATTACGGCTATGTGTAACCCAAAAGGTCGTTTGCTGGCACTTTTTCTGCTGGCTAAAACAGAGCACGGTTATCAGCTGGTATTACCTGAGAGCCAGTGTGCTTTTTTGGCACAGCGGCTGCAAATGTTCAAATTACGCAGCAAAGTTGAGGTTGTAGACTGCAGCGAAACGCTACAAGTATGCGGGCTGCAGGGTAACGATCCATCGACTTCCGCAATCCCTTTACCTTCACAATCCCGTGCTCTGCTGATCGCTTCAGCCGACCAGATGACTTCTGAGTTGGAAGATCTGATGAGCAAAGGCTGGCAGCTTGCTGCAGAAGCCAGTTGGTTTATCACTGAGATTGAAAGCGGAGTTCCGGTAATTTTTCCATCAAGTCGCGAGCTGTTTACCGCACAACAGCTGAACCTGGATTTAATCGGTGGTGTGAGTTTCCGTAAAGGCTGTTACCCGGGACAGGAAGTGGTCGCGCGTTTGCATTATCTTGGGGAACCCAAACGTCGTTTGTTTCAGGCTATAGCCAAAACAGATACTGTGCCTGAAACTGGTGAGACCATTGTTGATAACGAAAAAGCAGTGATTGGCCATGTTGTTAATGCTATCCACGGCGATGAAAACCAGCTATTTCTGCAGCTCAGTTTAAAGCTGGATGGAGCCAATCAGGATTTGTATTTGAATGATGGTACCGCCATAGAATCGGTGCAGGCGTATGTTTAG
- a CDS encoding protein YgfX translates to MKKQEKGFYLPLGRSRYLLSYSLLAHLLAVISIVLIAVSPAVKILFITGIFINQFLHIRRLGYIREYKKRPIALINAMNEYWQIGYADSSKTSDLLLESAWINRFAVIIHFKSFNKKRLSIVILKDSVEQKQFRQLRVRLRLAFFQQ, encoded by the coding sequence ATGAAGAAGCAGGAAAAAGGATTTTATCTGCCATTAGGGCGATCACGATATCTGCTTAGTTACAGCCTGCTGGCGCATTTGCTGGCAGTGATAAGTATAGTGTTAATAGCCGTCAGCCCAGCTGTGAAAATATTGTTTATTACAGGGATTTTTATAAATCAGTTTTTGCATATCAGGCGGTTGGGTTATATCCGGGAATATAAGAAACGGCCTATCGCACTGATAAACGCCATGAATGAATATTGGCAAATAGGCTATGCCGACAGTTCAAAAACATCCGATTTATTACTCGAATCGGCCTGGATCAACCGTTTCGCCGTCATTATCCATTTCAAATCATTTAATAAAAAACGTCTTTCAATTGTTATCCTGAAAGATTCGGTTGAGCAGAAACAATTTCGACAATTACGTGTGCGACTCAGGTTGGCTTTTTTCCAGCAATAA
- the nadB gene encoding L-aspartate oxidase, producing MTTTHHFDLLIIGSGTAGLTLALKMADQAHVAVLSKSQLEEGASLYAQGGISVVLDKGDSLQSHIDDTLRTGDGLCDEDVVRFTVEHARESIEWLIEQGVTFTRDDMTSETYHLTQEGGHSHRRVIHSADATGRAVETTLLDKAKAHPNISLFPFHIGIDLITSRKHLATDENSCLGCYVLDIKKDQPKTFLAPVTVLATGGAGKVYLYTSNPDVSTGDGIAMGWRAGCRIANMEFIQFHPTCLFHPKAKSFLISEALRGEGATLKLADGTRFMPAFHPQAELAPRDIVARAIDHEMKRLGQDCVYLDISHQAKTFITTHFPTIYKRCLQFGVDMAKEPIPVVPAAHYTCGGIMTDMRGRTDIDGLYAIGETAHTGLHGANRMASNSLLECLVFANAAAHDIIKRPKTTLPRNIPHWDESRVYPAKEAVAISHNWDELRRFMWDYVGIVRSTQRLNRARQRLFLLQQEIDEFYSQHHISNDLLELRNLADVAELIIESALQRKESRGLHYTLDYPETSDKTASNSIIAGKKPT from the coding sequence ATGACGACAACACATCATTTTGATCTGCTGATTATTGGCAGCGGTACAGCAGGTTTAACCCTTGCTTTGAAGATGGCAGACCAGGCCCATGTTGCCGTTCTATCCAAAAGCCAGCTTGAGGAAGGAGCCTCTCTTTATGCTCAAGGTGGCATCTCTGTTGTACTCGATAAAGGCGATTCTTTGCAATCCCATATTGATGATACTTTGCGCACCGGGGACGGGTTATGCGACGAAGATGTTGTACGATTTACTGTTGAACATGCGCGAGAAAGTATTGAATGGTTAATTGAACAAGGGGTTACTTTTACCCGAGATGATATGACCTCTGAAACTTATCATCTCACTCAGGAAGGTGGTCACAGTCATCGACGGGTAATTCATTCCGCAGATGCAACTGGTCGCGCTGTAGAAACCACCTTGCTGGATAAAGCCAAAGCACATCCCAATATTTCATTATTTCCTTTTCACATCGGTATTGATCTGATTACCTCACGCAAACATCTGGCCACTGATGAAAATAGCTGTCTTGGCTGTTACGTGCTGGATATCAAAAAAGATCAACCCAAAACCTTTCTGGCCCCAGTCACTGTGCTCGCCACGGGTGGTGCCGGAAAAGTGTATTTATATACCAGTAACCCCGATGTCTCAACAGGCGATGGCATTGCGATGGGCTGGCGTGCCGGCTGCCGAATAGCCAATATGGAATTTATCCAGTTCCACCCGACCTGTTTATTTCATCCTAAAGCCAAATCTTTCTTAATCTCCGAAGCTTTGCGTGGTGAAGGTGCCACATTGAAACTAGCTGATGGAACGCGGTTTATGCCGGCATTTCATCCTCAGGCTGAACTGGCACCAAGAGATATAGTGGCACGCGCCATTGATCATGAAATGAAACGTCTTGGACAGGATTGTGTTTATCTGGATATCAGTCATCAAGCAAAAACTTTTATTACCACTCACTTTCCGACTATCTATAAACGTTGCCTGCAGTTCGGTGTGGATATGGCGAAAGAGCCGATTCCTGTAGTGCCAGCAGCACACTACACCTGTGGTGGGATTATGACCGATATGCGAGGTAGAACGGATATCGATGGTCTTTATGCGATTGGTGAAACGGCTCATACCGGTTTGCACGGTGCTAATCGTATGGCGAGCAATTCCTTACTGGAATGCCTGGTCTTTGCCAATGCGGCGGCACACGATATTATCAAGCGTCCCAAAACCACATTGCCGCGCAACATCCCCCATTGGGACGAAAGTCGCGTGTACCCGGCCAAGGAAGCCGTCGCAATAAGTCATAACTGGGACGAATTGCGTCGTTTTATGTGGGACTATGTGGGGATTGTCCGCAGTACCCAACGACTTAATCGCGCCCGACAACGATTATTTCTGTTACAACAGGAAATTGATGAGTTTTATAGTCAACACCATATCAGTAATGATTTGCTGGAATTACGTAATCTGGCGGATGTGGCTGAATTGATTATTGAGTCAGCATTGCAGCGTAAAGAAAGTCGTGGGCTGCATTACACGCTAGATTATCCGGAGACATCGGACAAAACCGCCAGTAACAGTATTATTGCTGGAAAAAAGCCAACCTGA
- the rpoE gene encoding RNA polymerase sigma factor RpoE, with amino-acid sequence MNVDQELVQRVQAGDKKAFDMLIMKYQQRIIHVITGFVHDPVEAMDVAQEAFIKAYRALPNFRGDSAFYTWLYRIAINTSKNHLTASSRRPPMSDVDAMDATNYYDAPELKEFETPENSLMCVELEQAIQQAIEDLPEDTATAIKLREFEGMSYEEIAEAMDCPIGTVRSRIFRAREAIDIQVKSVMGEEE; translated from the coding sequence ATGAACGTGGATCAGGAATTAGTTCAGCGTGTGCAGGCGGGCGATAAAAAGGCGTTTGATATGCTGATAATGAAGTATCAACAGCGAATCATACATGTGATAACCGGATTTGTGCATGACCCAGTAGAAGCGATGGATGTTGCGCAGGAAGCTTTTATCAAAGCATATCGTGCGTTACCAAACTTTCGCGGTGACAGTGCTTTTTATACGTGGCTTTATCGTATCGCCATCAACACATCTAAAAATCATCTTACTGCCAGTTCACGTCGACCACCGATGAGTGATGTTGATGCGATGGATGCAACAAATTATTACGATGCACCTGAACTTAAGGAATTTGAGACCCCTGAAAACAGTCTCATGTGTGTTGAACTCGAACAAGCGATTCAGCAAGCTATTGAAGATCTACCCGAAGATACGGCAACAGCGATTAAATTACGCGAATTTGAAGGTATGAGTTATGAAGAAATCGCGGAAGCGATGGATTGTCCGATCGGTACCGTCCGATCGCGGATATTCAGGGCTAGGGAAGCTATCGATATACAAGTTAAGTCAGTGATGGGTGAAGAGGAATAA
- a CDS encoding sigma-E factor negative regulatory protein produces the protein MAINHLELVSALVDGQLTGNELEQALALVNNDRHAREAFMRYQQASDILHGYTRSITQHPIDLTSRISAALDDEPVYTIKTEASSSKKLLRFPKKNFWKQATGLAMAASVGALAVIGVAQQQSGMDNLPVASMVADEAPISITSRSNRWTVAEPEVEDRLNNYLVDHNEYVGTSGMFSYGRVVSYGTER, from the coding sequence ATGGCAATTAATCATCTCGAATTAGTGTCTGCTTTGGTTGATGGCCAGCTGACCGGCAATGAACTCGAACAGGCGTTGGCGTTAGTAAACAACGACAGACATGCCCGCGAAGCATTTATGCGATACCAGCAAGCAAGCGATATCCTCCACGGATATACACGAAGTATCACTCAGCATCCTATAGATTTAACCTCACGAATTTCCGCTGCACTTGATGATGAACCGGTTTACACAATTAAGACAGAAGCCAGTTCTTCAAAAAAATTATTGCGGTTTCCGAAAAAAAACTTCTGGAAACAGGCAACTGGACTGGCAATGGCCGCTTCTGTAGGAGCATTGGCTGTAATAGGTGTCGCTCAACAGCAATCCGGAATGGATAATCTTCCCGTAGCCAGTATGGTCGCTGATGAAGCCCCGATCAGCATAACCAGTCGCTCAAATCGCTGGACGGTTGCCGAACCGGAGGTTGAAGACAGACTGAATAATTATCTCGTTGATCACAATGAGTATGTTGGTACATCTGGTATGTTTTCGTATGGACGTGTCGTTTCCTATGGTACGGAGCGATAA
- a CDS encoding MucB/RseB C-terminal domain-containing protein encodes MRQQFRFCVALLVLFIPTVQAEPASIELLERMSQAATQLNYEGVFAYQSGKTFQSVRIYHRNDDGNESERLISLNGSAREVLRSNDTVTCINPEGKQVNVSQRPLGHGFPSDLPRRLRSATPFYELVMGDEDRIAGKLTQRLEIKPVDNYRYGYRLWMDKETDLLLKSELIDENDEVLETFEFTVIDTSVDIRDIDLAPQMSGNEMVWHRTEPGEMTTQDLVAFSYWQAKWLPEGFTLIAHQNRLRANNGAHIEQRVYSDGLSSVSVFIEKMRSQHSHFYGGSHMGAVNAFGSVIHAHFVTVVGEVPAVTVEKIGAAIEYAGPEPK; translated from the coding sequence ATGCGCCAGCAATTTCGTTTTTGTGTTGCGTTGTTGGTGCTATTTATTCCAACCGTTCAGGCAGAGCCCGCTTCGATAGAATTACTCGAACGAATGAGTCAGGCAGCAACTCAACTCAACTATGAAGGCGTATTTGCCTACCAAAGTGGCAAAACTTTCCAGTCAGTACGTATTTATCATCGTAATGATGACGGCAATGAATCAGAACGACTGATTTCACTTAATGGTTCTGCCCGCGAAGTGCTTCGCTCTAACGATACGGTCACCTGTATTAATCCCGAGGGTAAACAGGTCAATGTTAGTCAGCGTCCTTTAGGTCATGGTTTTCCCAGTGATTTGCCACGTCGGTTACGTTCGGCTACACCATTTTACGAATTGGTCATGGGCGATGAAGATCGTATTGCGGGAAAATTAACCCAGAGACTGGAAATCAAACCGGTCGATAACTATCGTTATGGGTATCGGCTGTGGATGGATAAAGAAACTGATTTACTCCTCAAATCCGAATTGATTGATGAAAACGATGAGGTTTTGGAAACCTTCGAATTTACTGTTATCGATACGAGTGTTGATATTCGGGATATCGATCTGGCCCCACAGATGTCAGGCAATGAAATGGTTTGGCATCGTACCGAGCCCGGTGAAATGACGACTCAGGATCTCGTGGCTTTTTCATATTGGCAGGCAAAGTGGCTGCCCGAAGGTTTTACGCTGATCGCCCATCAAAACCGATTGCGTGCCAATAATGGAGCTCATATTGAGCAGCGTGTTTACAGTGATGGTTTAAGCTCTGTCTCAGTATTTATTGAAAAAATGCGGTCTCAACATAGCCATTTTTATGGTGGCTCTCACATGGGAGCAGTAAATGCATTTGGTAGCGTGATCCATGCGCATTTTGTAACTGTGGTCGGTGAAGTCCCTGCTGTGACGGTCGAAAAAATTGGTGCAGCAATTGAATATGCTGGCCCAGAACCAAAATGA
- a CDS encoding SoxR reducing system RseC family protein — MIEQKATVLRSDESTIWLQAERQSTCDKCQVKKGCGTGLLSEHVGRRFSTIAVPKKQAVQPGQQMNVSIPETALLQGAFMMYLLPILFMFAGAVLSRFVFANELLEIFCGLAGLILGFYWVRNRLKHQKIAIETQIIEEK; from the coding sequence ATGATTGAACAAAAAGCGACGGTTTTACGTTCAGATGAATCAACTATCTGGTTGCAAGCCGAACGACAATCCACCTGTGATAAATGCCAGGTAAAAAAAGGCTGTGGGACTGGCTTGTTGAGTGAACATGTGGGGCGGCGCTTTTCCACCATAGCCGTTCCTAAAAAACAAGCTGTACAGCCAGGACAACAAATGAATGTGTCTATTCCGGAAACTGCTCTGTTGCAAGGCGCTTTCATGATGTACCTATTACCGATTTTATTTATGTTCGCAGGCGCTGTCCTCAGTCGGTTTGTTTTTGCAAATGAACTGCTGGAAATTTTTTGTGGATTAGCGGGTCTGATTCTTGGATTTTATTGGGTCAGAAATCGACTCAAACATCAGAAAATAGCCATCGAAACTCAAATCATAGAGGAAAAATAA
- a CDS encoding DegQ family serine endoprotease: protein MTQYKTTGAMIFTLLMWLMLSSAVQARGGLPEFTELVAENGDAVVNISTKSKPNEVASSQLPPGMEMPEGTPFDDFFKRFFGDPSQPRAPLPSSLGSGFVLSTDGYILTNHHVIKDADEIIVRFSDRTELVAELLGSDERSDVALLKVDAKGMNLKAVKLGDSNDLKVGEWVLAIGSPFGFDYSATAGIVSALGRSLPSDSYVPFIQTDVAINPGNSGGPLFNLDGEVVGINSQIYSRTGGFMGVSFAIPVDTVMNVVDQIKAQGYVSRGWLGVVIQDVTRELAESFGLDKPRGALVSRVVAESPAEKAGFEAGDVILKFDDRNVDASSDLPPIVGRTEIGKKSTAEIMRNNKKMTLSVIVEELPEDEQIASGAVPRSGEFYNKRLAIEVTDLIVEQRAELGPNQTGVTVRKIESGPAAEAGIVPGDVLLSINNQKIVDAKQFIELVEQLPVDKAIPVLVQRSGTSQFLALKIPE from the coding sequence ATGACGCAATACAAAACAACAGGCGCAATGATATTCACATTGCTGATGTGGTTAATGTTGAGTTCAGCTGTTCAGGCACGGGGCGGTTTACCAGAATTTACTGAATTAGTGGCTGAAAATGGTGATGCAGTTGTTAATATCAGCACCAAAAGTAAACCTAATGAAGTGGCTTCTTCACAACTCCCCCCGGGCATGGAAATGCCAGAAGGCACGCCGTTTGATGATTTTTTCAAACGATTTTTTGGTGACCCTTCACAACCTCGTGCACCGCTACCAAGTTCACTAGGCTCAGGATTTGTTTTATCAACTGATGGATATATTCTGACAAATCATCATGTTATCAAAGATGCTGACGAAATTATTGTACGTTTTAGTGACCGAACAGAATTAGTTGCCGAATTATTAGGTAGTGATGAGCGTAGTGATGTGGCTTTATTGAAAGTTGATGCAAAAGGCATGAATTTGAAAGCCGTTAAACTTGGCGATTCAAACGATTTGAAAGTCGGAGAATGGGTATTGGCAATTGGCTCTCCTTTCGGCTTTGATTATTCGGCGACTGCCGGTATTGTCAGTGCACTGGGGCGCAGCCTGCCAAGCGACAGTTATGTGCCGTTTATCCAAACTGACGTCGCTATCAATCCGGGTAACTCAGGTGGACCATTATTCAATCTGGATGGTGAAGTCGTTGGCATAAACTCTCAAATCTATAGCCGTACCGGTGGCTTTATGGGGGTTTCGTTTGCTATCCCGGTGGATACAGTAATGAATGTGGTCGATCAGATCAAAGCACAAGGTTATGTCAGCCGTGGTTGGCTCGGTGTGGTTATTCAGGATGTAACACGTGAACTGGCAGAATCCTTTGGCTTGGATAAACCTCGTGGCGCTTTGGTCTCACGGGTTGTGGCTGAAAGTCCTGCCGAGAAAGCCGGTTTTGAAGCGGGTGATGTGATTCTCAAATTTGATGACCGTAATGTTGATGCTTCATCAGACTTACCGCCAATTGTTGGACGCACCGAAATTGGGAAGAAATCCACTGCTGAAATCATGCGTAACAACAAAAAAATGACGCTTTCAGTCATTGTGGAAGAATTGCCTGAAGATGAGCAAATCGCGAGTGGTGCGGTGCCTCGTTCAGGTGAATTTTATAATAAACGCCTTGCGATTGAAGTCACTGATTTGATCGTAGAGCAACGTGCTGAATTGGGGCCAAATCAGACGGGTGTAACGGTACGAAAAATTGAGTCAGGTCCGGCGGCAGAAGCTGGCATTGTTCCTGGCGATGTGTTGTTGAGTATTAATAATCAAAAGATTGTCGATGCAAAACAGTTTATTGAGCTGGTCGAACAATTGCCTGTCGACAAAGCTATTCCTGTATTGGTACAGCGTTCTGGAACCTCTCAATTTCTGGCATTAAAAATTCCAGAATAA
- a CDS encoding response regulator transcription factor, giving the protein MPDKNKDPNSILIIEDDLVLNHQLKQLLENQSFVVCQCFNGEQGLLTAVSNHFDLILLDISLPQRDGYSVLNTLRKTRQTPVIILTAHGAEEERILGFKNGADDYLPKPFNFTELVLRIEVILRRASGPNHQQPDISVLQHEGLMLDRLKQQVFFHGHAVQLTPIQFKLLWILMQHANHLLSKAQLYRLVMERDFSRYDRSLDMHMSRVRRKLVEVGMPVDRLQTVHGTGYILL; this is encoded by the coding sequence ATGCCCGATAAAAACAAAGACCCCAACAGCATTCTTATTATTGAAGATGATTTGGTGTTAAATCATCAGTTAAAACAGTTGCTGGAAAATCAAAGCTTCGTTGTTTGCCAGTGCTTCAATGGTGAACAGGGATTACTGACTGCTGTGAGTAATCATTTCGACCTGATTCTGCTTGATATCAGTTTGCCTCAACGCGATGGTTATTCTGTTTTAAATACCTTGCGAAAAACTCGACAAACGCCTGTGATTATTCTTACCGCACATGGCGCTGAAGAAGAACGCATTCTTGGTTTTAAAAATGGGGCGGACGATTATCTGCCAAAACCCTTTAATTTCACTGAACTGGTGCTTCGAATAGAAGTAATTCTCAGAAGAGCCAGTGGGCCCAATCATCAACAACCAGATATTTCAGTTTTGCAACATGAAGGTTTAATGCTAGACAGGCTGAAACAGCAGGTATTTTTTCATGGTCATGCCGTGCAACTGACACCCATCCAGTTCAAATTACTGTGGATTTTAATGCAGCACGCTAATCATTTGCTCAGTAAAGCACAGCTCTATCGACTGGTTATGGAGCGTGATTTCAGTCGTTATGACCGTAGTCTTGATATGCATATGAGTCGAGTCAGAAGAAAACTTGTTGAGGTTGGTATGCCTGTTGATCGACTGCAGACAGTGCATGGCACGGGCTATATCCTGTTATGA
- a CDS encoding sensor histidine kinase, translated as MKRRLFWKLCTTITVGTIVLFWIIHHLILQTEQHMSFIDQHYQQQLIDYASHAEKLYLQGEEEKLADWINTIQQREDTWVALIRSKLTPLAGSEMDNYFIDNFALGRDISWKIHLYFAQNPIMDITFSDGHTHFLIRLPQRMRPGGYWTYTSLLLQIALPMLLLAILSMVIYRHVMSPLRQLEKATKQFSDGNYQVRVRDDLGKRNDEIASLASTFDSMAERIGTQIQTQRHLTSDLSHELRTPLTRVELALSIAEQSNPNDESLQRIRHECLQMRELVEDALTLAWLENERPALRNETLDLTDLIDSIVENARFEFPRHLISVQTPETACLQQSSDRALGHAIENILRNALSYTPAEGEVNLTLKQHTDHYDLQIDDQGPGVPEDQLQNIFKPFFRLNSVESGKHKGFGVGLALARRQVESTGGKLWAQLHEKGGLRMIIHLPIPV; from the coding sequence ATGAAACGTCGTCTGTTCTGGAAACTGTGCACAACGATTACGGTAGGAACTATCGTATTATTCTGGATAATTCATCATTTGATTCTGCAAACTGAGCAGCACATGAGTTTTATCGATCAACACTATCAGCAGCAATTGATTGATTATGCCAGTCACGCAGAAAAACTTTATTTACAAGGAGAAGAGGAAAAATTAGCCGATTGGATTAATACGATACAGCAGCGGGAAGACACTTGGGTGGCGCTGATCCGTTCAAAGCTCACTCCACTGGCAGGCAGTGAGATGGATAATTATTTTATTGATAATTTTGCTTTGGGCAGGGATATCAGCTGGAAGATCCATCTGTATTTTGCCCAAAATCCCATTATGGATATCACATTTTCTGATGGTCATACCCATTTCCTGATTCGTCTGCCACAGCGTATGCGTCCCGGAGGCTACTGGACTTATACCAGCCTGTTATTGCAGATTGCATTACCAATGCTGTTACTGGCTATCCTGAGTATGGTGATTTATCGCCATGTTATGTCCCCACTGAGGCAACTTGAAAAAGCCACAAAACAATTCAGCGATGGTAATTATCAGGTCAGAGTACGTGATGATCTCGGTAAACGAAATGATGAAATAGCTTCTTTAGCCAGTACCTTTGACAGCATGGCTGAAAGAATTGGCACCCAAATTCAGACTCAACGTCACCTTACTTCGGATTTATCCCATGAATTACGCACCCCATTAACACGCGTTGAGCTGGCATTAAGCATCGCCGAACAATCCAATCCAAACGATGAGTCACTTCAGCGTATCCGTCATGAATGCCTGCAAATGCGTGAGCTGGTGGAAGATGCCTTAACACTTGCCTGGTTAGAGAATGAGCGACCCGCTTTACGAAATGAAACACTGGATTTGACCGATCTGATTGATAGTATTGTGGAGAATGCTCGATTTGAATTTCCCAGGCATTTGATTAGCGTACAGACACCGGAAACGGCATGTCTTCAACAAAGTAGTGATCGCGCCTTAGGACATGCGATCGAGAACATACTACGTAATGCACTTTCCTATACACCAGCAGAAGGTGAAGTGAATTTAACGTTGAAGCAGCATACAGATCATTATGATTTACAGATTGATGATCAGGGGCCTGGCGTCCCTGAAGATCAATTGCAAAATATATTCAAACCTTTTTTCCGTTTGAATAGTGTTGAATCAGGAAAACACAAAGGTTTTGGTGTGGGGTTGGCGCTTGCCAGACGGCAGGTCGAGTCGACTGGCGGCAAGTTATGGGCACAGCTTCATGAAAAGGGTGGCTTGAGAATGATAATCCACTTACCAATACCGGTTTAA